Proteins encoded by one window of Gemmatimonas aurantiaca:
- a CDS encoding RecX family transcriptional regulator has product MLQLGDGRTFVVGVAVLSDTGATKVGVELSEEQVARLAEESTITDLMDRALDALARSRRTRRELELRLLKREATPAQVRTALDRLEASGVLSDDTVARAEAGARLRRGDAPARVRQQLRRKGVDQRTVTEAVSEALEEASADGFDEVAACRAVAEKRARSLRAVAPDVAERRLLGFLLRRGYAGGLARRIAREVLQARP; this is encoded by the coding sequence GTGTTGCAACTGGGCGATGGGCGCACGTTCGTCGTGGGTGTGGCCGTGCTGTCCGACACGGGCGCCACGAAGGTGGGCGTGGAGTTGTCGGAAGAGCAGGTGGCGCGGTTGGCCGAGGAGTCGACCATCACGGACCTGATGGACCGCGCGCTGGACGCACTGGCGCGAAGCCGTCGCACCCGCCGCGAACTCGAACTGCGCTTGCTGAAGCGTGAGGCCACGCCGGCGCAGGTGCGCACGGCGCTCGATCGCCTGGAAGCGTCGGGTGTGCTCTCCGACGACACGGTGGCCAGGGCCGAAGCCGGCGCTCGGCTGCGTCGGGGCGACGCACCGGCCCGGGTCCGTCAGCAACTGCGCCGCAAAGGCGTCGACCAGCGCACGGTCACCGAGGCCGTGTCCGAGGCGCTCGAGGAAGCCAGCGCGGACGGCTTCGACGAAGTGGCGGCCTGTCGTGCGGTCGCCGAGAAGCGTGCCCGCTCCCTGCGAGCGGTCGCACCCGATGTCGCTGAGCGGCGATTGCTGGGATTTCTGCTGCGACGGGGGTACGCCGGAGGTCTTGCCCGGCGAATTGCGCGTGAAGTGCTGCAAGCGCGGCCGTGA
- the alaS gene encoding alanine--tRNA ligase, giving the protein MLASEIRARFLAYFEKNGHSIRPSSSLVPSDDPTLLFVNAGMVQFKKVFLGMEDAPEGKRRATTSQKCVRAGGKHNDLEQVGHTARHHTFFEMLGNFSFGDYFKRDAIRFAWEFVTEDLKIPREHLRVTVFHEDDEARELWKEVAGVPESRIYGLGAKDNFWQMADTGPCGPCTEIYVDLAKLAADWAFPADASGEWTNLDIEDFSLDAFVEGAEAGRFLEIWNLVFMQFDRQVDGTLVPLPKPSVDTGAGLERIAAVLQGVTNNFHTDLFRPLIAKVEDVVGIGYPYRPGVGLGKAYGKDGQEIDPASFRVLADHARAVGFLLADGVFPSNEGRGYVLRRILRRAVRHAWLLGRREPTLVHVVDVLIDTMRDLYPELHVRRKHILETTRAEEERFLATIDAGMSRFEELAPAASTQGSSSIRGTISGEDAFRLYDTFGFPIDLTDLMARERGYLVDIAGFERSLQAQRKQSQDDRKARQIAVSADDFADPTQWTHDQQHLEALGRFVGYDAIEVDTLVTAVRHLPDGRVAVMLRESPFYAESGGQISDHGTITGEGWSVTVNEVRKLDGRIAAIGAPTGEITFGRAHAVVPRDRRRDTERNHTATHLLHAALRKVLGDHVHQAGSLVAPDRLRFDFTHHGPLTAEQLAAIEADVNAGVWQSAPVTIREESYVDAVAHGAMALFGEKYGDVVRVVEIPSLSVELCGGTHVRNTAEIGLVRIVSESGVAAGVRRIEAVSGPRAFQFLADRERALLQVASRLKVPMSGMTSGLEQIERKLDTLMDERKQLEKRLDESLRGGSSGGGVAQQLVARAGDVAGTRFLSARVEVPDVKALQALGDAVREALGSGVALLGASLADGKGALLAVATDDVRERGLRADAVVREVAATVGGRGGGKPHMAQAGVESTQIDAALAAGEGVVNRLATAGA; this is encoded by the coding sequence ATGCTCGCGTCCGAAATCCGTGCCCGATTCCTGGCCTACTTCGAGAAGAATGGCCACTCCATCCGCCCCAGCTCGTCGCTGGTGCCATCCGACGACCCCACCCTGCTGTTCGTCAACGCAGGGATGGTGCAATTCAAGAAAGTCTTTCTGGGAATGGAGGACGCGCCCGAAGGCAAACGACGAGCTACCACGTCGCAGAAGTGCGTGCGGGCCGGCGGGAAGCACAACGACCTCGAGCAGGTCGGCCACACCGCGCGTCACCACACGTTCTTCGAGATGCTGGGGAATTTTTCCTTCGGCGACTACTTCAAGCGTGATGCGATCCGGTTCGCGTGGGAGTTCGTCACCGAAGACCTGAAGATTCCGCGGGAGCATCTGCGCGTCACGGTCTTCCACGAAGACGACGAAGCCCGTGAGCTCTGGAAGGAGGTGGCCGGTGTGCCGGAGAGCCGCATCTACGGGCTGGGCGCCAAGGACAACTTCTGGCAGATGGCCGATACGGGGCCGTGTGGTCCGTGTACGGAGATCTATGTGGACCTCGCCAAGCTGGCCGCCGACTGGGCATTCCCGGCCGACGCCAGCGGGGAGTGGACCAATCTGGATATCGAGGATTTTTCGCTCGACGCGTTTGTGGAAGGCGCCGAGGCGGGGCGCTTCCTCGAGATCTGGAACCTCGTCTTCATGCAGTTCGACCGGCAGGTAGATGGCACGCTCGTGCCGCTGCCCAAGCCGTCGGTGGACACCGGCGCGGGTCTCGAACGCATCGCGGCCGTACTGCAGGGCGTGACGAACAACTTCCACACCGATCTGTTCCGCCCGCTCATCGCGAAGGTGGAAGACGTGGTGGGGATCGGGTACCCGTACCGCCCCGGCGTCGGTCTGGGGAAGGCCTACGGCAAGGATGGTCAGGAAATCGACCCGGCGTCGTTCCGCGTGCTGGCCGACCATGCGCGTGCGGTGGGTTTCCTGCTGGCCGACGGGGTGTTCCCGAGCAACGAAGGCCGCGGCTACGTACTGCGTCGCATTCTGCGTCGCGCGGTCCGTCACGCCTGGCTGCTGGGCCGTCGGGAGCCGACGCTCGTGCATGTGGTGGACGTGCTCATCGACACGATGCGCGACCTCTATCCCGAACTGCATGTGCGTCGCAAGCACATCCTCGAGACCACGCGTGCCGAGGAGGAGCGGTTCCTCGCCACCATCGATGCCGGCATGTCGCGGTTCGAGGAACTGGCGCCCGCGGCCAGCACGCAGGGCAGTTCGAGCATCCGTGGCACCATCTCGGGTGAGGATGCCTTCCGTCTGTACGACACGTTCGGCTTCCCCATCGATCTCACCGATCTGATGGCGCGTGAGCGCGGCTATCTGGTGGACATCGCCGGTTTCGAACGATCACTCCAGGCGCAGCGCAAACAGTCGCAGGACGATCGCAAGGCGCGACAGATCGCCGTCAGCGCCGACGATTTTGCCGACCCCACGCAGTGGACGCACGATCAACAGCATCTCGAGGCGCTGGGACGCTTCGTGGGCTACGATGCGATCGAAGTGGACACGCTGGTCACGGCCGTGCGGCATCTGCCCGACGGACGCGTGGCGGTGATGCTGCGTGAGTCGCCGTTCTACGCGGAATCGGGCGGCCAGATCTCCGATCACGGCACCATCACCGGCGAAGGCTGGTCGGTGACCGTCAACGAAGTGCGGAAACTCGATGGACGCATTGCCGCGATCGGTGCGCCCACCGGCGAGATCACGTTCGGTCGTGCACATGCGGTGGTGCCGCGCGATCGTCGCCGCGACACCGAGCGCAATCACACCGCCACGCATCTGCTGCATGCGGCGCTGCGCAAGGTCCTCGGCGATCATGTCCACCAGGCCGGCTCGCTGGTGGCGCCGGATCGTCTGCGTTTCGACTTCACGCATCACGGGCCGCTGACGGCCGAGCAGTTGGCGGCCATCGAAGCCGATGTGAACGCGGGGGTGTGGCAGAGTGCGCCGGTGACCATTCGCGAGGAGTCGTACGTCGACGCGGTCGCCCACGGCGCGATGGCACTGTTCGGTGAGAAGTACGGGGACGTGGTGCGCGTGGTGGAGATCCCGTCGCTGTCGGTGGAGCTCTGTGGTGGCACGCATGTGCGCAACACGGCCGAAATCGGGCTGGTGCGCATCGTGTCGGAGAGTGGTGTCGCGGCCGGCGTGCGTCGTATCGAAGCCGTCAGCGGCCCGCGGGCCTTCCAGTTCCTGGCCGATCGCGAGCGGGCGCTGCTGCAGGTGGCGTCGCGCCTCAAGGTGCCGATGTCGGGCATGACGTCGGGGTTGGAGCAGATCGAGCGCAAACTCGACACGCTCATGGACGAGCGGAAGCAGCTCGAGAAGCGGCTCGATGAGTCGCTGCGCGGGGGCAGCAGCGGCGGCGGCGTGGCGCAACAGCTCGTGGCCCGCGCCGGCGATGTGGCGGGCACGCGGTTCCTGTCGGCGCGTGTGGAGGTGCCCGATGTGAAGGCGCTCCAGGCGCTGGGCGACGCAGTGCGTGAAGCGCTGGGCAGTGGAGTGGCGTTGCTGGGCGCCTCGTTGGCCGATGGCAAGGGCGCGCTGCTGGCCGTGGCCACGGACGACGTGCGGGAGCGTGGGCTTCGTGCCGACGCCGTCGTGCGTGAAGTCGCGGCCACCGTGGGCGGCCGTGGCGGTGGCAAGCCGCACATGGCGCAGGCCGGTGTGGAGTCGACGCAGATCGACGCCGCGCTGGCGGCTGGTGAAGGGGTGGTAAACCGCCTGGCGACCGCCGGCGCGTGA
- a CDS encoding glucose 1-dehydrogenase, translating to MISLEGKVALVTGGSRGIGAACARLLARAGARVAFAYRSRDDEATTLAAEITSMEREVFVHKGELSSAEANATFVQGALDRFGRVDIFVGNAGIWPPVPAPVEALPGERWRQTMATNVDGMFHGAQAVIPHLGPGGRLIFISSTAGQRGEAGHADYAASKGAMISFVKSLAVELGPRDITVNSIAPGWVDTEAVTIPFAADGRSRIEANIPLGRVASPEDIAGPVLFLASSLARHVTGEILNVNGGSVLCG from the coding sequence GTGATTTCGCTCGAAGGGAAGGTCGCGCTGGTGACGGGAGGATCGCGTGGGATCGGCGCGGCCTGTGCGCGTTTGTTGGCCCGCGCCGGAGCGCGGGTGGCGTTCGCTTATCGGTCGCGTGATGATGAGGCCACGACCCTTGCCGCCGAGATCACGTCCATGGAGCGTGAGGTATTTGTCCACAAGGGCGAACTCTCGTCGGCGGAAGCCAACGCCACCTTCGTGCAGGGCGCACTCGATCGCTTCGGACGTGTGGATATCTTCGTCGGCAATGCCGGTATCTGGCCGCCCGTGCCGGCGCCGGTGGAAGCGCTGCCGGGGGAGCGCTGGCGTCAGACCATGGCCACCAATGTGGACGGCATGTTCCACGGCGCCCAGGCTGTGATCCCGCATCTGGGCCCCGGCGGCCGTCTGATCTTCATCTCGAGCACCGCCGGCCAGCGTGGAGAGGCCGGTCATGCGGACTACGCGGCCAGCAAGGGCGCGATGATTTCGTTCGTGAAGTCGCTCGCGGTGGAGCTCGGGCCGCGCGACATCACCGTGAACAGCATCGCGCCGGGGTGGGTGGACACCGAGGCGGTGACCATTCCCTTTGCCGCCGACGGCCGGTCGCGCATCGAAGCGAACATTCCGCTGGGCCGGGTCGCCTCGCCGGAGGACATCGCCGGACCGGTGTTGTTCCTAGCCAGTTCGCTGGCCCGCCATGTCACGGGAGAGATTCTCAACGTGAATGGCGGGAGTGTGCTCTGCGGGTGA
- a CDS encoding CpsB/CapC family capsule biosynthesis tyrosine phosphatase translates to MIDIHSHLLPGVDDGSPSFEVSLPVLERFVQQGVTTVVCTPHLNAAQAAAAPYEGHLAIFRELQARAPQGMQLELGWEIMLDAPAVDLTAPELSLGSSRALLVEFTRGGLPRGASGELRRIARAGRTPILAHPERYFGCTIDLVREWRSFGVVIQTDASVLMGRGTPADLARQMLELGLIDILASDNHGDHRSLATARDWLLERGAREQVELLTSVNAGNVLRDEETLPVPPLSSGFFGRIKRLFTSS, encoded by the coding sequence ATGATCGATATCCACTCCCATCTGCTCCCCGGCGTCGACGACGGGTCACCGTCGTTCGAAGTCTCTCTTCCGGTGCTCGAGCGATTCGTGCAGCAGGGGGTGACCACCGTCGTATGCACTCCGCATCTCAATGCGGCCCAGGCGGCCGCGGCACCCTACGAGGGGCATCTCGCCATCTTCCGTGAGCTGCAGGCGCGGGCGCCTCAGGGGATGCAGCTCGAACTGGGCTGGGAGATCATGCTGGACGCGCCGGCGGTCGATCTCACGGCGCCAGAACTGTCGCTGGGCTCGTCGCGTGCGCTGCTGGTGGAGTTCACACGGGGCGGGCTGCCGAGGGGGGCGTCGGGAGAACTGCGACGGATCGCCCGGGCCGGTCGCACGCCCATTCTGGCGCACCCCGAGCGGTATTTCGGGTGCACCATCGATCTCGTGCGCGAATGGCGCAGCTTCGGCGTGGTCATCCAGACCGACGCCTCCGTGCTCATGGGACGCGGCACGCCGGCCGACCTGGCCCGGCAGATGCTGGAGCTGGGACTCATCGACATTCTCGCATCGGACAATCACGGGGATCATCGTTCGCTGGCCACCGCGCGCGACTGGCTGCTCGAACGCGGGGCCCGGGAGCAGGTGGAGCTGCTCACCAGCGTGAACGCGGGGAATGTGCTCCGCGACGAGGAGACCCTTCCAGTCCCACCGCTCAGCAGCGGATTCTTCGGACGGATCAAGCGGCTCTTCACGTCTTCCTGA
- a CDS encoding LEA type 2 family protein, protein MKTLPTTRRWSSRAVRRLASRPVMLVTLALGVAGAAACSTLGRASFKEPDVQLREFTITGLGLTGGSVDVVLQVYNPNGYKLDALKMTYQVDVDSIKLGDGELDGRFVVPEKDSSIVRLPVRFTYAGLGAAGRSMLNAGTINYRVRGDFTVATPIGNFTRPYDRRGRYSSVGGNGR, encoded by the coding sequence GTGAAGACGCTGCCCACCACCCGCCGCTGGAGTTCGCGCGCTGTCCGACGTCTGGCGTCCCGACCGGTGATGCTGGTCACGCTGGCCCTTGGTGTTGCCGGTGCCGCGGCCTGCTCGACACTCGGTCGCGCGAGTTTCAAGGAGCCCGATGTGCAGTTGCGGGAGTTCACCATCACGGGACTTGGACTCACCGGCGGGAGCGTCGACGTCGTGCTGCAGGTGTACAACCCCAACGGCTACAAACTCGACGCGCTCAAGATGACCTATCAGGTCGACGTCGATTCCATCAAGCTGGGTGATGGGGAACTCGATGGCCGGTTCGTGGTGCCCGAGAAAGATTCGTCGATCGTGCGCCTGCCGGTGCGCTTCACGTACGCCGGTCTCGGCGCCGCGGGACGGTCGATGCTGAACGCCGGGACCATCAACTATCGCGTGCGTGGAGATTTCACGGTCGCGACCCCCATCGGCAATTTCACCCGTCCGTACGACCGCCGCGGCCGCTATTCTTCGGTGGGCGGCAACGGGCGCTGA
- a CDS encoding replication-associated recombination protein A: MRPRTLEEYLGQEHLLGVGMPLREALSRGKVDSMVFWGPPGVGKTTLARLLAQSADAAFVSFSAVSDGVARVREIVAEAEARRNTGRGTILFVDEIHRFNRAQQDAFLPHVEAGTIVLIGATTENPSFALTGALLSRVRVMVLESIPASSLDALITRALTDRDRGLGERALTIDEDARQVLAESSDGDARRLLGILEAAAALVDDGSVVTRSIVEAAMQYRPPRYDKSGEEHYNLISALHKALRGSDPHGALYWLARMIQGGEDPRYIARRMVRMATEDIGLADPQALTIAMTAAQTYERLGTPEGELALAEAAVYLATAPKSARLYEAWKAAQEAAHDTPAAPVPMHLRNAPTKLMKELGYGAGYQYAHSVPDAYLPQSYLPAQVGEQVFYEPGPFGFEKDIGKRLAWWASLRARAEGQSEEQNTAEPSTSEQSGEMT; the protein is encoded by the coding sequence ATGCGTCCACGCACGCTCGAGGAATATCTCGGGCAGGAGCACCTGCTCGGCGTGGGCATGCCGCTTCGTGAAGCGTTGTCGCGTGGCAAGGTCGACTCCATGGTGTTCTGGGGACCGCCCGGCGTGGGGAAAACCACACTCGCGCGTCTGCTCGCGCAATCCGCCGATGCGGCCTTCGTGTCGTTCTCGGCCGTCAGCGATGGCGTGGCGCGTGTGCGGGAGATCGTGGCCGAAGCGGAAGCGCGGCGGAACACCGGCCGTGGCACCATTCTCTTCGTCGACGAGATCCATCGATTCAATCGCGCGCAGCAGGACGCATTTCTGCCGCACGTGGAAGCCGGCACCATCGTGCTCATCGGCGCCACCACCGAGAATCCGTCGTTCGCGCTCACGGGCGCGTTGTTGTCGCGTGTGCGCGTGATGGTGCTGGAATCCATTCCGGCTTCTTCACTGGATGCGCTGATCACGCGTGCGCTGACCGATCGCGATCGTGGTCTGGGTGAACGCGCACTCACCATCGACGAGGATGCACGGCAGGTGCTGGCCGAGTCGTCGGATGGGGATGCCCGGCGTCTGCTGGGCATTCTCGAAGCGGCCGCGGCACTGGTGGACGATGGAAGTGTCGTGACACGATCGATCGTGGAAGCCGCGATGCAGTATCGTCCGCCGCGGTACGACAAGTCGGGCGAGGAGCACTACAATCTCATCTCGGCGCTGCACAAGGCGTTGCGCGGCAGTGATCCGCACGGTGCGTTGTACTGGCTGGCCCGCATGATCCAGGGCGGTGAAGACCCGCGATACATCGCCCGTCGTATGGTGCGCATGGCCACCGAGGATATCGGGCTCGCCGATCCACAGGCCCTGACCATCGCGATGACGGCGGCGCAGACGTACGAACGACTGGGGACCCCCGAAGGCGAACTCGCGTTGGCCGAAGCCGCCGTGTATCTGGCGACAGCCCCCAAGTCGGCGCGATTGTATGAAGCATGGAAGGCCGCGCAGGAAGCCGCACACGACACACCGGCGGCCCCGGTGCCCATGCACTTGCGCAATGCGCCCACAAAGCTCATGAAGGAACTCGGCTATGGGGCAGGGTACCAGTATGCGCACAGCGTACCGGACGCCTACCTGCCACAGTCGTATCTCCCCGCGCAGGTGGGAGAGCAGGTGTTCTACGAACCCGGACCATTCGGATTCGAGAAGGACATCGGCAAACGTCTCGCCTGGTGGGCATCGCTGCGCGCCCGGGCGGAAGGCCAGAGTGAAGAACAAAACACTGCGGAACCCTCAACGAGTGAACAGTCAGGAGAGATGACGTGA
- a CDS encoding YraN family protein translates to MTQARQQLGLLGERIAARWMIRNGWELVAHRFRHGHRDIDLIMRRGQAIAFVEVKARRGDAFGSPVEAVHARKQRELVRSARVWADRHGFAEVEYRFDVVGVLINGQNVRIRHIEHAFPVS, encoded by the coding sequence ATGACACAGGCACGACAACAACTCGGACTGCTTGGCGAACGCATCGCGGCGCGCTGGATGATCCGCAACGGATGGGAGCTGGTCGCGCATCGTTTTCGCCACGGACATCGCGACATCGATCTGATCATGCGACGCGGGCAGGCCATCGCGTTCGTGGAGGTCAAGGCCCGCCGTGGCGACGCTTTCGGGTCCCCGGTCGAGGCCGTCCACGCCCGGAAGCAGCGCGAATTGGTACGTTCGGCCCGGGTCTGGGCGGATCGACACGGGTTTGCGGAGGTGGAATACCGTTTCGACGTGGTCGGTGTGCTGATAAACGGTCAGAATGTCCGCATCCGGCACATCGAACACGCCTTCCCGGTGTCCTGA
- a CDS encoding SIS domain-containing protein, which yields MSQLPSSDLAPVLGALRELAATAERTASQLEAQIGAALALVQATVARGGTLLFCGNGGSAADAQHLATEYVVRYMRNRRAYPAIALTTDTSLLTAAGNDIGFDHIFSRQVEAIGRAGDLLVIHSTSGNSPNVIKAAEAARSRGIGVLSLTARDGGALPAVSDVCIVVPTTRTDRAQEMHLCIQHAICDAIEQTL from the coding sequence ATGTCTCAGCTGCCCTCCAGCGACCTGGCTCCGGTGCTCGGTGCGTTACGCGAACTTGCCGCCACGGCCGAACGAACGGCTTCCCAGCTCGAAGCCCAGATCGGCGCCGCGCTGGCGCTGGTGCAGGCCACGGTGGCGCGAGGGGGCACGTTGCTGTTCTGCGGCAATGGCGGGTCGGCCGCAGACGCACAGCATCTCGCCACCGAGTACGTGGTGCGGTACATGCGGAACCGGCGCGCCTATCCGGCGATCGCACTGACCACCGATACGTCGCTGCTGACCGCAGCGGGGAACGACATCGGGTTCGATCACATTTTTTCACGACAGGTCGAAGCCATCGGCCGGGCCGGTGACCTGCTGGTGATCCACTCCACGAGTGGAAACTCACCAAATGTGATCAAGGCGGCCGAGGCAGCGCGGAGCAGAGGTATCGGCGTGTTGTCGCTGACGGCCCGTGACGGGGGCGCGTTGCCGGCGGTGAGTGACGTGTGCATCGTGGTGCCCACCACCAGAACCGATCGTGCGCAGGAGATGCACCTCTGCATTCAGCACGCGATCTGCGATGCGATCGAGCAGACGTTGTAA
- the recA gene encoding recombinase RecA, with protein sequence MAGTVITDDKRKALALAVAQIEKSCGKGSIMRLGTDAKVRVESIPTGAINLDAAIGVGGIPRGRITEIYGPESSGKTTLCLHVVANAQRNGGVAAYIDAEHALDTEYAKKLGVDVENMLISQPDTGEQALEICEILVRSGAVDVIVIDSVAALVPKAEIEGDMGDSHVGLQARLMSQALRKLTGAIARSKVSVVFINQLREKIGVMFGNPETTTGGKALKFYASLRLDIRRIGPVKEKEDVIGSHVRVKVVKNKVAPPFKQAEFDIMYAEGISHTSLLVDIGVESGIIDKAGAWYSYGSQRIGQGRENAKMFLKDNPALMAEVEDKVKTVLGVKGLDAAGEESEE encoded by the coding sequence ATGGCGGGCACAGTGATAACCGACGACAAGCGCAAGGCCCTGGCGCTCGCGGTCGCGCAGATCGAAAAGAGCTGTGGCAAGGGCTCGATCATGCGACTGGGCACCGACGCCAAAGTGCGGGTCGAATCGATCCCCACCGGCGCGATCAATCTCGATGCCGCCATCGGCGTGGGTGGTATCCCGCGTGGCCGCATCACCGAGATCTACGGTCCCGAGTCCAGCGGCAAGACCACGCTCTGTCTGCATGTGGTCGCCAATGCGCAGCGCAACGGCGGGGTCGCAGCCTACATCGATGCCGAACATGCGCTCGACACCGAATACGCCAAGAAGCTGGGCGTGGACGTCGAGAACATGCTCATCTCGCAGCCGGACACCGGCGAGCAGGCTCTCGAGATCTGCGAGATCCTCGTACGTTCGGGCGCGGTCGACGTCATCGTCATCGACTCCGTTGCCGCGCTCGTCCCCAAGGCGGAAATCGAAGGGGACATGGGTGATTCGCACGTGGGTCTGCAGGCGCGCCTCATGAGCCAGGCGCTCCGTAAGCTCACCGGTGCCATTGCCCGCTCCAAGGTGTCGGTGGTCTTCATCAACCAGTTGCGTGAGAAGATCGGCGTGATGTTCGGCAACCCGGAGACCACCACGGGTGGCAAGGCGCTCAAGTTCTACGCGTCGCTCCGTCTCGACATCCGTCGCATCGGTCCGGTGAAGGAGAAGGAGGACGTCATCGGTTCGCACGTGCGCGTGAAGGTCGTCAAGAACAAGGTCGCGCCCCCGTTCAAGCAGGCGGAGTTCGACATCATGTACGCCGAGGGCATCAGCCACACCTCGCTGCTCGTCGATATCGGTGTCGAGTCCGGCATCATCGACAAGGCCGGCGCCTGGTACAGCTACGGCTCGCAGCGCATCGGGCAGGGACGTGAGAACGCCAAGATGTTCCTGAAGGACAACCCGGCGCTGATGGCCGAGGTGGAGGACAAGGTCAAGACCGTACTCGGCGTGAAGGGCCTGGACGCCGCCGGAGAAGAGAGCGAAGAGTAG
- a CDS encoding glycerophosphodiester phosphodiesterase family protein encodes MLLLDPNARPVVGHRGNRAHAPENTIPSLLEAVALGVDAVEFDLHVTRDGVLVLLHDPTLDRTTDAAGPVAARTLADLRTVDAGARFTTDRGRTFPWRGRGAGIPTFDEAVEALPRDLPIIIELKTPAAALPLREAIARHGLARRVIVAGFDPASTRPLRHAGFALGASTPDVAGLLVPSLLRRPIAAPLFQAMCIPPVYNGIPVPLGSLVRSTKPHGVVTHIWTVNDPAYALKLWRLGVNGIISDDPGLILAVRG; translated from the coding sequence ATGCTTCTTCTCGACCCCAATGCCCGACCGGTAGTCGGTCACCGCGGCAACCGGGCTCACGCGCCCGAGAACACCATCCCCTCGTTGCTCGAGGCCGTCGCACTGGGCGTCGATGCGGTCGAGTTCGATCTGCATGTCACGCGCGATGGGGTGCTCGTACTGCTGCACGATCCCACACTCGATCGCACCACCGATGCGGCGGGACCGGTCGCCGCGCGCACGCTGGCCGACCTGCGCACGGTGGACGCGGGAGCACGCTTCACGACCGATCGTGGTCGCACGTTCCCGTGGCGTGGACGCGGTGCCGGGATTCCGACGTTCGACGAAGCGGTCGAAGCCCTGCCGCGCGATCTCCCCATCATCATCGAACTCAAGACGCCCGCGGCGGCCCTGCCGCTGCGTGAGGCCATCGCCCGGCACGGGCTGGCGCGGCGCGTGATCGTGGCCGGCTTCGATCCCGCCAGCACACGCCCCCTGCGTCATGCCGGCTTCGCACTCGGCGCGAGTACACCGGATGTCGCCGGTCTGCTCGTTCCATCGCTGCTTCGACGGCCGATTGCCGCGCCGCTGTTTCAGGCGATGTGCATTCCGCCGGTGTACAACGGTATCCCCGTGCCTCTTGGCTCGCTGGTGCGCAGTACGAAGCCTCACGGTGTGGTCACACACATCTGGACGGTGAACGATCCCGCGTACGCGCTCAAACTCTGGCGACTGGGTGTGAACGGGATCATCAGCGATGACCCGGGACTGATTCTGGCCGTGAGAGGCTGA